CGCAGGCCGTTGCGATGTTTTTCCGGAATATCCTGCTGCTGATTCAGCAGCTGGGCGTAACCGAGAATGGACTGCAGCGGTGTGCGGAGTTCGTGACTGATACCGGACAGGTAGCGACTCTTGGCGCTGTTCGCACTTTCCGCCTGCTCCTTGGCCTGCTGCAGGGCGCGGTCAGTTTCTTTGTGGGCCTCGATCTCGTTCAGCAGCAATCGCGTTTGCCGGTTCGATTCCGTCTGTGCTACCTCACGGCTGTCGTGAGTAAGCAGAAACAGCCAGCACAACACCCCGGCAATCAACACCTGTAATACAAATAGCGTCCACAGTGCCTGCCGCAGTGTGTCCGCTTCGGCGGCGGTCGCCGGGGACAACTGTCCGTAAATCAGAGACAGCATTCCCGCGAGACAAAGGCTGGCTCCGAGCAGCAATAGGGCGAAACGCCCGAGACGCGAGCTTACCCCGTTCACCACCTGTTCCGGCACGAGTATTTTCAGCAGGGCGACAAACTGATGCGAAAAGCGCGCGTCCGGTTTGCAGGCGTCCAGGCAGCGGGAGTCCAGCGAGCAACACAGTGAACAGATAGGGCCCTGATACGCGGGGCAATGGCTCATATCTGCGGGTTCAAAATCGTTTTCGCAGATACAGCAGGTCTGGGCGCGCAGAATGGGGGCGGTGGTCGACTGCGCACTGTCATCGAGTGAGTCCCGGTGGCGGGCGAGATAAAACTTTCCGCCGGTAATCACACCCATCAGCGGTACCATCACAAAGCAGATGCCGAGACTGATAAAACTGGCAAAGTTTTTCGCTCCGTCCCCAAACTGCCCCAGATAACACAGAATGCCGATCAGCGACGCCAGCAGCATCGATCCGACACCCACCGGGTTGAAGTCGTACAGGTGCGAACGTTTGAATTCGACATAGGAAGGGCTGATACCCAGCGGCTTGTTGATCATCAGGTCTGCCGCCAGGCATCCCAGCCAGCTGATCGCCACCAGCGAAAATATCCCCAATACGCCTTCCAGCGCGCGGTAAATTCCCAGCTCCATCAGAATCAGTGCAATGCTCACATTGAATACCAGCCATACAACCCGCCCGGGATGGCTGCGGGTCAGGCGGGAGAAGAAATTCGACCAGGCAATCGAACCGGCATAGGCATTGGTGACGTTGATCTTCATCTGCGAGATCACCACCATCACCCCGGCCATAATCAATGCCATGGTGGGGGAGTGGGTGAGGTAATTGAATACCATCTGGTACATATACACCGGGTCCGCGGCCTGCTCAGTGGAAGCGCCGTCGGTAATTGCCAGGTAGGCGAGGAAGGAGCCGAACAGCATCTTGATCACCCCGATCAGAATCCAGCCCGGCCCTGCCAGGGTCAGCCAGAACCACCAGCGTGCGCGGTTTTCCCGGGTCTTTTCCGGCATAAAGCGCAGGTAGTCCACCTGTTCTCCAATCTGCGCCACCATGGCAAAAAACACCGCACTGGCAGCGCCAAACAGCATCCAGTTGAAGCTGCCACTGTTGGGGCTGTGCGCCGGTGCGAACTGTGTCCAGTCTTCCACTCGCGAAATCTCGAACCAGGCGGCAATCCCCAGAGCCAGGCATTGCAGCAGCAACCACAGGGGCTGGGTGCCGATCTGGAAGCGGCTCACGGCATGAATGCCATGGGTAACGATGGGAATCACCGCGACTGCGCACAGGATATAGCCCACGGCAGGCGGAATACCCAGCAGCGCGTGCAGGGCGGAGGTGAGGATCGCGGCTTCGATGGCAAAAAAGATAAAGGTAAACGAGGCGTAGATCAGGGAGGTGATGGTGGAGCCGAGATACCCGAAGCCGGCACCGCGGGTAAGAAGATCGATATCCAGTCCGTGCTTGGCCGCGTAGTAGGTGATGGGGAAGCCGGTGATAAAGATAACGGCAGCCACCGCAAGCATGGCGGCGACGGTATTGATAAACCCGTAATTCAGGGTGACGGCGGCAGCGATGGCTTCCAGGGCGAGAAACGCGGTGGCGCCGAGGGCGGTTTTGGCCACCTGTTCGATGGTAAAACGACGCCCGCGCACGGCGGTGAATCGCAGTGCGAAATCTTCGAGTGTCTCGTCTCCCACCCACTTGTTGTAGGTCCGTCGTACGCGGAATACCTGTTGTGCGGGGCGCATGGCCTGTTGTTCGTTGTCGTTATTGTTGCCCGTAAATAGTTCAACCACCGGGTGCTGCCTACTACCTGTTGTTTTTCTTCAATGTGCTGCGTGTAACAAGAATACCGGATTCCGCACTGTTTCTTAGCTCTTTAGTGTATTTACTTGTGCGAGCCGGGAAACCGTCAAATGACGTAGTACCCGGCCCCAATACGCGTATGGCACCTCTGTCACCCACTCCGAATAATCGATAGCACCAAAACAACTCAAAACTGCCAAGTGCGGCTAACGATTCGAACAGAGGGGATAAACATGGAAATGTTGTCAGAAAGTGCACGACTGCAAGCTGGGCGTCAGTCGAAACAGCGATGGTTGAAAAGTAGCGGGGCCTTAGCGGTTATTGCAGCAGTAGCGGCGCCGCTGCCAGCACAGGCAGGGAAGTCTTTCGAATCAGACGGTGGCCAGAGCTTCAATATCGGGGCCGGCTTCCGTTCGCAATTTCAATCGGTAGAGGGTGATAGCGACTACTCTCTGCCGGATATCCGCATTTACACCTCCGGCCAGTTAAGTGACAAGGTCAAATTTACCTTCAACGTGCAGCAGCGGGACGGTGATAGCGCGGATGTGCTGGATGCGATTGCACAGTTTGAGTTCAGTCCCGAATTCAATCTCTGGGTGGGAAGGATGCTGACGCCAGCGGACCGTATCGAAATGAGCGGACCCTATTATGCACTCAGCTGGAATCAGTACCGCCAGCCGCTGTATGCCTCGGACCAGGGGGGGCAGGCTGGATTGATCGGACGCGATGAGGGGGTAACCTTCTGGGGTACTGCCGGCAAGTTCCAGTATGCCGCGGGTGCCTTTTACGGTCTGGATGAATACAGCAATCAGGACGAAAATCCGCTTTATGCTGCCCGTTTCGCCTACAACTTCCTGAGCATGGAGGCAAATCCCGGCTATTACACCAGCTCCACCTACTACGGTGGACTCGGAAATATCTTCACTCTCGCATTGTCACTGCAGAGCCAGGAAGACGGTGTCGGTAGTGAATTCGAAGCGGGAGATTTTTCCGGCTGGACCATCGACATGTTGTCGGAAACCGTGCTTGGTAACGAAGGCGTGGTGACCGTGGAAGCGGAATATAAAAGCTTCGACGCAGACTACACCCTCGCCTCGCAACCGACCACCGGTGCCTGCTTCTGCCTGTTTGACGGAGAATCCGTATTTGCCACTGCGGCCTATCTGTTCCCGGCCAATGTCGGCCCGGGAAAATTCCAGCCCTATTTGCGCCTGGTGGAGAACAGTCCCTCTGATGCCGCCAGCAGCAGCTCTACCGAGCTCGGTCTCAATTATGTGGTCAACGGCCACAACACCCGCGTCAACTTTAGCTATGTCTCTGGCGATGCCAACGCCTCTGGTTATGCCGGTGCCGATGTCGATGTGCTGAGCCTCGGTATGCAAGTCCAGTTGTAATTCAGATGCGATTCAATCTAAGAGTCAAAAAAAGATAAGGAACAGGAGTCACTCAAATGAAATTGAAAAAATTTGTCGCAGGTCTCGCTTTTGCCGCCGGAACCTCTGTGGTCAGCAGTGTCGCGCTGGCCGCGGAAATCATCAAAGTAGGGGTGTTGCACTCCCTGTCCGGCACCATGGCCATCAGTGAAACCACCCTGAAAGATACCGTGCTGATGATGGTGGACGAGCAGAACCGCAAGGGTGGTCTGCTGGGTAAGAAGCTGGAGGCCGTGGTTGTGGACCCGGCATCCGACTGGCCGCTGTTTGCCGAAAAAGCCCGTGAACTGCTCACCAAGGACAAGGTGGATGTGATTTTCGGTTGCTGGACATCCGTATCCCGTAAATCTGTTTTGCCGGTCATCGAGGAACTGAATGGCCTGATGTTCTACCCGGTGCAGTACGAAGGGGAAGAGTCTTCGAAGAATGTTTTCTACACCGGTGCGTCGCCGAACCAGCAGGCGATTCCCGCCGTGGATTACCTGATGTCCGACCTGGAAGTGGAGCGCTGGGTACTGGCTGGTACCGACTATGTGTATCCGCGTACCACCAACAAGATTCTGGAAGCGTATCTGGAATCCAAGGGCGTGGCGAAGAAAGACATCATGATCAACTACACCCCGTTCGGGCACTCCGACTGGCAGAGCATCGTCTCTGATATCAAGAAGTTTGGCAGCACCGGCAAGAAAACCGCCGTGGTTTCCACCATCAATGGCGACGCCAATGTACCTTTCTACAAGGAATTGGGCAACCAGGGTATCAGTTCGGAAGACATCCCGGTGGTGGCCTTCTCGGTGGGTGAAGAGGAACTTTCCGGTATCGACACTGCGCCGCTGGTAGGTCACCTGGCTGCCTGGAACTACTTCCAGGGCATCGACAGTGAAGCCAATGACTATTTCGTCAAGCAGTGGAAGAAGTTCATCGGCGATGAAAAGCGCGTGACCAACGACCCTATGGAGGCAACCTACATTGGCTTCAATATGTGGACCAAAGCGGTGGAGAAAGCCGGCACCACCAAAGTGGACGACGTGGAACAGGCGATGATCGGTATCGAGTTCCCCAACCTCACCGGTGGCGTTGCCAAAATGAACAAAAACCATCATCTGTCCAAACCGGTATTTATCGGTGAGATTCAGGACGATGGTCAGTTCGAGGTGGTGTGGGAAACCGAAGGGGTTGTTGCCGGCGATGCCTGGTCTGATTTCCTGCCGGGTTCCAAAGACCTGATTGCCGACTGGACCGCGCCGATCAAGTGCGGCAACTACAACACCAAGTCAAAGGCCTGTAGCGGCCAGGGTCAGTAAACCCGGAGTAAATGGTGAAGTCTTTACTACTGAGTATCGGGTGTCTGTTAACGCTGCTGTTGCTGCAGCTGGTCTCACCGGCTGCAAATGCGCAGCCGCAGACCGCTGAGGTAGAGGCAGTACTGCAGCAGTTACCGGACGCGAACCTGCGCCAAACCGGCGCCCTGGTACAGCAGCTGGAACAGGCGGGGGGCGCAGCGATGCGTCCCCTGTTTGAGGTTATGTTGGCCGGTGATCTTTACTACCGCAAAGACAGTGGCGATCTCCTCGCGGTCTATAAAAACGCGGCGGGCGATCGACTCGGTCGCGATATTTTCAGCGGACAGGATCTGGGGCCACAGTCCGGTGGCGATATCGGCAAAGTCCGTGTCAATAATCGCGTGCGCAGCCAGCTGCGGGATGCTATCGCCCGGCTCAATTTGCTGCACGGTAGTGCAGCGGAGCAGCAGGCGGCGGTACTGGCGATCCTGGACGATCTTTCACTGCAAAATATGCGTCTGTTGCGCAGCGCTGCCGATGCCGGAACCAGCGATGCGGTAACTGAACTGATCGACCTGGCCAACGCCATGGTGCGCCTGCGGGACGGCAATGCAACCGACGAGCGACTGGCAGCCATTGAAGTGATGAGTCACCGCCTGGAAGCGCCGGTGCGCAACCAGTTGCAGCGACTGGTAAATGACGAGGGCGAAGCGGACCTGAGGGTAAAAGCTGCCGCAGGTAAGGCGCTTGAAAAAATCACCGATCGCATCGAATTTTTTGGCCAGCTTGAACAGCTGTTTTTTGGCCTCAGCCTGGGATCGGTACTGTTACTGGCGGCCATCGGCCTCGCCATCACATTCGGTGTGATGGGGGTGATCAATATGGCCCATGGCGAAATGATCATGCTCGGCGCTTATACCACTTATGTGGTTCAGCAGCTGATGCCCGGGTCCATTGAATATTCCCTGCTGGTGGCGGTACCGGCAGCATTTCTGGTATCCGGCAGTGTGGGTGTGTTGATCGAACGCGGGGTAATCCGGCACCTGCAGGGACGGCCGCTGGAAACCTTGCTGGCCACCTTTGGTATCAGTCTGATTTTGCAGCAGGCGGTACGCAGTATTTTCTCGCCGCTCAATATGCAGGTCATCACGCCAGGTTGGATGAGCGGTTCACTGGCGATCAATCCGGTGTTCTCCGTGACCTATAACCGTTTGTATATCCTGCTGTTTGCGCTGGCAGTATTTGCGGCGCTGGTGGCGATCCTGAAAAAATCTTCCCTGGGATTGAACGTGCGCGCGGTGTCCCAGAACCGGGATATGGCGAAAGCCATGGGCGTGCGTACGGAAATGGTCGATGCGATGACCTTTGGTCTCGGTTCCGGCATTGCCGGTATCGCCGGGGTGGCACTTTCCCAGCTGACCAACGTTGGTCCCAACCTCGGTCAGTCCTACATTATCGATTCGTTTATGGTGGTGGTATTCGGTGGCGTCGGCAATCTGCTGGGGACGCTGGTGGGAGGCTTCTCGCTCGGGGTCGCGAACAAGTTTCTTGAACCTGCAACCGGCGCAGTGCTGGCCAATATTATTGTGCTGGTATGCCTGATTCTGTTCATCCAGAAACGTCCCAAAGGGCTGTTCCCGCAGCGCGGGAGGGCCGCAGAATGAAGACCATGCAATCTGCACTGACAAGCGTCACCGGGGTACTGGGCGAGTTACGTCAGCCCGGTCGCGGTTCCTCACTGCTGGTGGGTATTCTGCTGGCGGTGACCCTGGCGATGTCAGCGGCAAACCTGTTGCTGAGCCCGGATTCGCCACTGTATGTAAGTACCTACACCATTACACTGATGGGCAAGTACCTGTGTTTCGCCATGCTCGCCATGGCCGTGGATATCATCTGGGGTTACTGCGGCATCCTGAGTCTGGGCCACGGGGCCTTTTTCGCTCTCGGCGGTTACGGTATGGGGATGTACCTGATGCGCCAGATCGGCGATCGCGGGGTCTACGGTAACGCGGAGTTGCCGGACTTTATGGTGTTTCTCAACTGGCAGGAGCTGCCCTGGTACTGGTTCGGTATGGACCAGTTCTGGTTTGCGATGTTGATGGGGCTGGCGGTTCCGGGTTTGTTGGCATTTATTTTTGGTTGGCTGGCGTTTCGATCACGGGTCACCGGGGTGTACCTGTCGATCATGACCCAGGCGCTCACCTATGCGCTGATGCTGGCATTTTTCCGCAACGAAATGGGGTTCGGCGGCAACAACGGGCTGACGGATTTCAAGGATATTCTCGGCTTTGATCTTCAGGCGGATACTACCCGGGTAACTTTGCTGTTGATGACGACCTTGCTGCTGGTGGTGGCGTTTACCACCAGTCGCGCCATTGTTCAGTCGCGCCTGGGTCGGGTGATTGTGGCGGTGCGGGATGCGGAGGCGCGGACGCGATTTCTTGGCTATCGTACCGAGCGCTACAAAGTATGGCTGTTTGTCTACTCGGCATTGATCGCTGCGGTAGCCGGCATCCTGTATGTGCCCCAGGTGGGGATTATCAACCCGGGCGAGTTTTCGCCGCTCAATTCCATCGAAGTGGTGGTGTGGGTGGCGGTGGGTGGTCGTGGCACACTTTACGGCGCCATCGTTGGCGCACTGCTGGTGAACTACGCCAAGACGCGTTTTACCGCAATCATGCCGGACGGCTGGCTGTTCGCTCTGGGCGCTCTGTTTGTGATTGTCACCGTCTATCTGCCCAAGGGACTGGCGGGATTGCTTGAACGCTTGCCGGTCGGGCCTTTGCAAAAAATGTCTGGCAGAACAGCGAAACAAGAGTCTGCCACAGTGGTGGAATCCGCGGAGGCAAGTGTATGAACAGTCTGAATCAATTTGCCGGTCAGGCGCGGGAGCTGATGCGTCGGGATACTGCATGGCCGTTTCTGGTGCCGCGTCGGCGTTCCCCGGATGTATCCAAGCAGGTAATCCTGTACCTGGAGGGACTGTCCGTTAGCTTTGACGGTTTCAAGGCGCTGAACGATCTTAACCTTTATGTTAACGACGGCGAGCTGCGCTGTTTGATCGGTGCCAACGGCGCCGGTAAAACCACCCTGATGGATGTGATTACCGGCAAGACCCAGTGTGACAGTGGCAGCGCCTGGTTTGGGCAGAATATTGACCTGTTGGCGCACGATGAAGCGGAGATCGCGCAACTGGGGATCGGGCGCAAATTTCAGAAACCCACGGTGTTCGAGGCGCATACGGTTTTTCATAATCTGGAACTGTCGCTGCAGGGCAGTAAAGGGGTCTGGAGCGCGCTGACGGCCAAGCTCACCGGACAGGAGCACGATCGAATCGATGAGGTATTGCAAACCATCGGTTTGGAAAAGGTCCGCCACCAATTGGCCGGTGCACTTTCTCACGGCCAGAAACAGTGGCTGGAAATCGGCATGTTGCTGGCAGCAGAGCCGCGTCTGCTGCTCGTAGATGAGCCCGTTGCCGGTATGACGGCAGAAGAAACGGAACGCACTGCGGAACTGCTGACCTCCCTTGCCGGTAAACACACGGTGATTGTGGTGGAGCACGATATGGAATTCGTACGCAGTATCGCCCGCACCGTCACCGTATTGCATCAGGGCTCGGTGCTGGCGGAGGGCACCATGGACCAGGTGCAGAATAATCCCGCAGTGATCGAAGTGTATCTGGGAGAGGAAGCATGATCCGGATTGAAAACCTGAGCCAGAAATACGGCGGCACACAGATCCTGTGGGATCTGAACCTGGATGTGGAACAGGGATCCTGCACCTGCATCATGGGCCGCAACGGCGCCGGCAAGACGACCCTGCTGAAATGCCTGATGGGACTGTTGCCTGCGAGCAGCGGACGGATTCTGTTTGAAGGCAAGCCGATCGAGGGCTCTCCGGCGCAGGCGCGCGCGAAAATGGGAATTGGATATGTACCCCAGGGACGGGACATTTTTCCATTGCTGACCGTAGAGGAAAACCTGCAGATTGGCTTACCGGCGCGGCGGGATGGACTGAAGAAAATTCCCGCGAGGATCTTCGAGCTGTTTCCGGTATTGCGTGAAATGCTGCATCGGCGCGGCGGGGACCTTTCCGGCGGGCAGCAACAGCAGCTGGCCATTGCTCGCGCACTGGTCATCGACCCGAAAGTACTGATTCTGGATGAGCCGAATGAAGGTATTCAACCAAATATCGTGCGCCAGATCGGCGATGTGGTCATGCAGCTCAATGAGGAGGATGGCCTGACGGTGATTCTGGTAGAGCAGAAACTGGGCTTTGCTCGTCGCGTGGGGAGAGAGTTCCGCTTGATGCAGAAAGGCGCCGTGGTTGCGGCGGATAAGATGGACAATCTGGATGATGGGTTGATTCGGCAGTATCTGGCGGTGTAGTACTTAAAAAATTAATACTTTCAATATTAGTACGTCGCACGATAAGGATTCTGCCTGGATAGCTTTCTGGCGGTGCTGCGTTCGGCTAATGCGCATTGAAATATTTGGTAAAAAATTGATCTGGGTTTTAAAGTTTTTAACTGAAAACCTGCAGATATTTGTTGTCTCCGTAGTAGTGAAATTCTTCCAGTGCGCTGTATGAAAGTTTGATGACATGATCGTCATCGCTGTTTAACGCGCTTTCCCTGATCGCTGCCTGCCGCTTCGAAATATCTTTGATCGACTCTGTTTCTTCCGTGGCCACCGGCCGGATAGTCTTCGGTCCGGTACTCAGGTACGCAATGATAAAACCCTGCCAGAAGTAGCGCAGTGCTGTTGCCCGATCGGTACAGTAGGGCAATATAACACGCAGTGCATGGCAGCCGGTGACGCCGTGTAGCAGGGTGAAATCCCGGGTGCCGAGATAGGTGCGGATGGCGACCTGGGCAATATCTTGCAGTGCCAGTTGTTGTGGTTGGATAGTGGTTTCCATCCATCCAGCCGGGCTGGCCTGTCACCGATTGCATGTGATCGGCGATATTGCCCGGTGCCAGGGGTATCTCGGTAAATTTTTCTGCGACCTGGGAAATGACCTCGGCTGCAGTACAAGGTGCTCTTTCCCTGCTGCTCTCCAGTGTGTGGTAGTCCAGATTCCAGTAGGCGAGGCCCATGGCGACTTCTTCTAGGTGTCGAGCGTCGACGCCGTAGGCGGTGCGGATCAGACCGTGAAAGGCGGCAGTGGCGATCGAAGGTAACAGCGGCGGCAGTTCCTGTTGCAAGCATTTGGCGATGCCCAGTTGCCGCAATTGTTGCTCATAGTAGTGCAGGGCGCTGGGAAATAGATCGTCGCGATTGCGGCACTGGGCGACATCGTGGATTTCGTCCACAGGGCTGCCGGGGCGTGTGATCAGGTGCGGGGTGGAGCGGTCGAAGGCATGCCGGAGTTCCCTTGGGGTCCCCCCCATTTTATCCAGTGCGATCAGTACCATGGGCAGGTGGTTGGCGAGACGATCGCCATAGTGGACGTGAAAGCGACTACCTGCCTCCAGCAGTTGCGCGCAGTCGCGGGTGATACTCATGGTCTCGCCCTCTATTTACTCGTCAGCGGATGTCAGCTGAACTCCACTCGATCGCTCAAGTGTATGGTCACTGAATTCGGGTCGCCAAAGAGTGCTGATGTTGCCGCCGTCGGGGTCAGGTTCATCCCAAAGTAAATCTGCCCGTCTTCCCCGCGACGATAGCTTGCCAGTGTGCGCAGGGGCTCCTTTTGCGCGCGCCCGGTAAACGGGTGCAATCCGGGAATGGCGCAGCGGGCACAGGGGTGGGTACAGTCGAAGACCAGGGAGCCATCGTGGGTGTGGATGGTAAGGGTCTTCCAGGTGTCTTCGGCAAACGGACCGCAGCCGCTGACCACCAGATTGGGGCGAAAGCGCAACATGGATACGGGTTCTGCAAGCCGGCTGTTGAGATCGTCGAGGGAAGCCTGGCTGATCACCAGCAGCGGCGCAGCATCCGCGAAGCCCACCTGGCGGTCTGCGCGCGGTGTCTGTA
This is a stretch of genomic DNA from Microbulbifer bruguierae. It encodes these proteins:
- a CDS encoding hybrid sensor histidine kinase/response regulator, giving the protein MVELFTGNNNDNEQQAMRPAQQVFRVRRTYNKWVGDETLEDFALRFTAVRGRRFTIEQVAKTALGATAFLALEAIAAAVTLNYGFINTVAAMLAVAAVIFITGFPITYYAAKHGLDIDLLTRGAGFGYLGSTITSLIYASFTFIFFAIEAAILTSALHALLGIPPAVGYILCAVAVIPIVTHGIHAVSRFQIGTQPLWLLLQCLALGIAAWFEISRVEDWTQFAPAHSPNSGSFNWMLFGAASAVFFAMVAQIGEQVDYLRFMPEKTRENRARWWFWLTLAGPGWILIGVIKMLFGSFLAYLAITDGASTEQAADPVYMYQMVFNYLTHSPTMALIMAGVMVVISQMKINVTNAYAGSIAWSNFFSRLTRSHPGRVVWLVFNVSIALILMELGIYRALEGVLGIFSLVAISWLGCLAADLMINKPLGISPSYVEFKRSHLYDFNPVGVGSMLLASLIGILCYLGQFGDGAKNFASFISLGICFVMVPLMGVITGGKFYLARHRDSLDDSAQSTTAPILRAQTCCICENDFEPADMSHCPAYQGPICSLCCSLDSRCLDACKPDARFSHQFVALLKILVPEQVVNGVSSRLGRFALLLLGASLCLAGMLSLIYGQLSPATAAEADTLRQALWTLFVLQVLIAGVLCWLFLLTHDSREVAQTESNRQTRLLLNEIEAHKETDRALQQAKEQAESANSAKSRYLSGISHELRTPLQSILGYAQLLNQQQDIPEKHRNGLRIIKRSGEYLTDLIEGLLDISKIEAGRLDIYRNHVRLPELLEQMVDMFRPQAEGKGIQFLCHIHNPLPSTVVADEKRLRQILINLLSNAIKYTRRGRVEFHVRYRNQVAEFTIADTGVGIHPEDQARILKPFERVRNGDTPTVTGTGLGLTIAYLLTEIMGGELRFESEQGKGSRFTVSLLLSWVDSEHRHEAPSRRIIGYRGARQSVIVVDDEPIHRGLIGDLLTPLGFSLMEAQNGEDCLALINIQQPDLFLLDVTMPGIDGLELAHKLRNQGISAPIIMLSADAQERHLKPGDAPSAPHDAYLVKPLVNQKLFDTMARLLDLQWHYADSADDTSPAIVTASNHEQHQALPDHPLLAELQAYARIGYRSGVHKTLDRITQDSALSPHQIEKFRQMADTMRFEQLSEALEFKES
- the urtA gene encoding urea ABC transporter substrate-binding protein; amino-acid sequence: MKLKKFVAGLAFAAGTSVVSSVALAAEIIKVGVLHSLSGTMAISETTLKDTVLMMVDEQNRKGGLLGKKLEAVVVDPASDWPLFAEKARELLTKDKVDVIFGCWTSVSRKSVLPVIEELNGLMFYPVQYEGEESSKNVFYTGASPNQQAIPAVDYLMSDLEVERWVLAGTDYVYPRTTNKILEAYLESKGVAKKDIMINYTPFGHSDWQSIVSDIKKFGSTGKKTAVVSTINGDANVPFYKELGNQGISSEDIPVVAFSVGEEELSGIDTAPLVGHLAAWNYFQGIDSEANDYFVKQWKKFIGDEKRVTNDPMEATYIGFNMWTKAVEKAGTTKVDDVEQAMIGIEFPNLTGGVAKMNKNHHLSKPVFIGEIQDDGQFEVVWETEGVVAGDAWSDFLPGSKDLIADWTAPIKCGNYNTKSKACSGQGQ
- the urtB gene encoding urea ABC transporter permease subunit UrtB, whose protein sequence is MKSLLLSIGCLLTLLLLQLVSPAANAQPQTAEVEAVLQQLPDANLRQTGALVQQLEQAGGAAMRPLFEVMLAGDLYYRKDSGDLLAVYKNAAGDRLGRDIFSGQDLGPQSGGDIGKVRVNNRVRSQLRDAIARLNLLHGSAAEQQAAVLAILDDLSLQNMRLLRSAADAGTSDAVTELIDLANAMVRLRDGNATDERLAAIEVMSHRLEAPVRNQLQRLVNDEGEADLRVKAAAGKALEKITDRIEFFGQLEQLFFGLSLGSVLLLAAIGLAITFGVMGVINMAHGEMIMLGAYTTYVVQQLMPGSIEYSLLVAVPAAFLVSGSVGVLIERGVIRHLQGRPLETLLATFGISLILQQAVRSIFSPLNMQVITPGWMSGSLAINPVFSVTYNRLYILLFALAVFAALVAILKKSSLGLNVRAVSQNRDMAKAMGVRTEMVDAMTFGLGSGIAGIAGVALSQLTNVGPNLGQSYIIDSFMVVVFGGVGNLLGTLVGGFSLGVANKFLEPATGAVLANIIVLVCLILFIQKRPKGLFPQRGRAAE
- the urtC gene encoding urea ABC transporter permease subunit UrtC; translated protein: MQSALTSVTGVLGELRQPGRGSSLLVGILLAVTLAMSAANLLLSPDSPLYVSTYTITLMGKYLCFAMLAMAVDIIWGYCGILSLGHGAFFALGGYGMGMYLMRQIGDRGVYGNAELPDFMVFLNWQELPWYWFGMDQFWFAMLMGLAVPGLLAFIFGWLAFRSRVTGVYLSIMTQALTYALMLAFFRNEMGFGGNNGLTDFKDILGFDLQADTTRVTLLLMTTLLLVVAFTTSRAIVQSRLGRVIVAVRDAEARTRFLGYRTERYKVWLFVYSALIAAVAGILYVPQVGIINPGEFSPLNSIEVVVWVAVGGRGTLYGAIVGALLVNYAKTRFTAIMPDGWLFALGALFVIVTVYLPKGLAGLLERLPVGPLQKMSGRTAKQESATVVESAEASV
- the urtD gene encoding urea ABC transporter ATP-binding protein UrtD translates to MNQFAGQARELMRRDTAWPFLVPRRRSPDVSKQVILYLEGLSVSFDGFKALNDLNLYVNDGELRCLIGANGAGKTTLMDVITGKTQCDSGSAWFGQNIDLLAHDEAEIAQLGIGRKFQKPTVFEAHTVFHNLELSLQGSKGVWSALTAKLTGQEHDRIDEVLQTIGLEKVRHQLAGALSHGQKQWLEIGMLLAAEPRLLLVDEPVAGMTAEETERTAELLTSLAGKHTVIVVEHDMEFVRSIARTVTVLHQGSVLAEGTMDQVQNNPAVIEVYLGEEA
- the urtE gene encoding urea ABC transporter ATP-binding subunit UrtE encodes the protein MIRIENLSQKYGGTQILWDLNLDVEQGSCTCIMGRNGAGKTTLLKCLMGLLPASSGRILFEGKPIEGSPAQARAKMGIGYVPQGRDIFPLLTVEENLQIGLPARRDGLKKIPARIFELFPVLREMLHRRGGDLSGGQQQQLAIARALVIDPKVLILDEPNEGIQPNIVRQIGDVVMQLNEEDGLTVILVEQKLGFARRVGREFRLMQKGAVVAADKMDNLDDGLIRQYLAV
- a CDS encoding questin oxidase family protein, with the protein product METTIQPQQLALQDIAQVAIRTYLGTRDFTLLHGVTGCHALRVILPYCTDRATALRYFWQGFIIAYLSTGPKTIRPVATEETESIKDISKRQAAIRESALNSDDDHVIKLSYSALEEFHYYGDNKYLQVFS
- a CDS encoding MOSC domain-containing protein, translating into MEISALYHFPVKSLQGHKCKALSLDRFGAVNDRRWMLIDTDNQFVTQRRLRTMAQLKATVTREGVRLENPEGEHIEVRQPNVDAKLRSVRVWHDEVTARDAGDDAAHWLSEQLQSAVRLVAMGEEFNRPLQTPRADRQVGFADAAPLLVISQASLDDLNSRLAEPVSMLRFRPNLVVSGCGPFAEDTWKTLTIHTHDGSLVFDCTHPCARCAIPGLHPFTGRAQKEPLRTLASYRRGEDGQIYFGMNLTPTAATSALFGDPNSVTIHLSDRVEFS